From the genome of Notolabrus celidotus isolate fNotCel1 chromosome 5, fNotCel1.pri, whole genome shotgun sequence, one region includes:
- the styxl1 gene encoding serine/threonine/tyrosine-interacting-like protein 1: protein MAEVILCEPLELYNLLNQSRCVSRLAEINYLCLIDAREVRDYRVSHIVTARNAKVDSEDSFLLPEAIEVDSMQHVVVYDGNTSCLEEQGRAVQCAQMFTKASLHPVKIVRGGFQRFSAMYNFLRTDKILYTVMELENLKTYPVEIIAGLLYMGDLHQSMDSSTLRDLKINAVISISESDTLKSRSIKGIQTILNIPVEDSGVSDLYSSFEKICSFIDSHINIGSRVLIVSRQGRSRCSAVTIAFLMHHLKYTLEEAWRFVLKCKPNMRPNTGFIRQLSDWELHTRGTKVTKTSEALL, encoded by the exons ATGGCTGAAGTCATCCTGTGTGAGCCTCTGGAGCTCTACAATCTCCTCAACCAGAGCCGCTGTGTGTCCAGGCTGGCAGAGATCAACTACCTCTGTCTGATAG ATGCTCGGGAAGTCCGAGATTACAGAGTGAGCCACATAGTGACGGCTAGAAATGCCAAAGTG GATTCTGAGGATTCATTTCTCCTCCCAGAAGCCATTGAGGTGGACAGTATGCAGCATGTGGTGGTCTATGATGGAAACACCAGCTGTTTAGAGGAGCAAG GCAGAGCAGTCCAATGTGCCCAGATGTTTACTAAAGCTAGCCTCCATCCAGTCAAGATAGTGAGAGGAGGCTTCCAGAGGTTTTCAGCCATGTACAACTTTCTAAGGACTGATAAAATCCTCTACACAGTCATG GAACTGGAGAACCTTAAGACTTATCCAGTAGAGATCATAGCAGGACTGCTGTACATGGGTGACCTGCATCAAAGCATGGACTCCAGCACCCTGAGAGACCTGAAGATCAACGCTGTCATCAGTATCTCAGAAAGTGACACTCTGAA ATCTAGATCCATAAAGGGGATCCAGACCATCCTGAACATCCCCGTGGAAGACTCAGGGGTGTCAGATTTGTACTCGAGCTTTGAAAAGATTTGTAGTTTCATTG ATTCACACATCAACATCGGCTCTCGTGTCCTGATAGTTTCCAGGCAGGGCAGAAGCCGCTGCAGCGCTGTGACCATCGCATTTCTCATGCACCACCTCAAATACACACTAGAG GAGGCTTGGAGGTTCGTGCTCAAATGTAAACCCAACATGAGGCCCAACACGGGGTTCATACGACAGCTGTCTGACTGGGAGCTTCACACCAGGGGAACCAAAGTGACTAAAACCTCTGAAGCTCTTCTTTAA